The following are from one region of the Sorghum bicolor cultivar BTx623 chromosome 2, Sorghum_bicolor_NCBIv3, whole genome shotgun sequence genome:
- the LOC8084587 gene encoding prohibitin-2, mitochondrial, with protein MNVKGGGRIPVPPPGASALVKVAVFGGAAVYAAMNSLYNVEGGHRAIVFNRIQGIKDKVYPEGTHFMIPWFERPIIYDVRARPNLVESTSGSRDLQMVKIGLRVLTRPMPERLPHIYRTLGENFNERVLPSIIHETLKAVVAQYNASQLITQRETVSREIRKILTERARFFNIALDDVSITSLSFGKEFTHAIEAKQVAAQEAERAKFIVEKAEQDKRSAIIRAQGEAKSAELIGQAIANNPAFLALRQIEAAREISHTISSSANKVFLDSNDLLLNLQQLNVSSKQKK; from the exons ATGAACGTGAAGGGCGGCGGCCGGATTCCGGTGCCCCCGCCGGGGGCCAGCGCGCTGGTCAAGGTGGCCGTGTTCGGCGGCGCCGCCGTGTACGCCGCCATGAACAGCCTCTACAACGTCGAGGGTGGCCACCGCGCCATCGTCTTCAACCGCATCCAGGGCATCAAGGACAAG GTATACCCCGAAGGGACTCACTTTATGATTCCATGGTTTGAACGGCCAATCATTTATGATGTCCGCGCTCGACCGAATCTTGTTGAGAGTACTTCTGGGAGCCGGGATCTTCAGATG GTGAAAATTGGTCTCCGTGTCCTCACAAGGCCTATGCCAGAGAGGCTACCACATATCTACAGAACTCTGGGAGAGAACTTCAATGAGAGAGTTCTGCCTTCAATCATCCATGAAACACTGAAAGCTGTTGTTGCTCAATACAATGCTAGTCAGCTGATCACACAGAGAGAG ACTGTGAGTAGGGAGATTAGGAAGATACTGACTGAGAGGGCTCGATTCTTCAACATTGCTCTTGATGATGTCTCTATCACAAGCCTGAGCTTCGGGAAGGAGTTCACTCATGCCATTGAAGCCAAGCAGGTTGCTGCACAGGAAGCTGAGCGTGCTAAGTTCATTGTCGAGAAAGCTGAGCAAGATAAGAGAAGTGCAATTATCAGGGCTCAG GGAGAGGCTAAGAGTGCCGAGCTGATTGGTCAAGCCATAGCGAACAACCCTGCCTTCCTTGCCCTGAGGCAGATTGAAGCTGCAAGGGAGATCTCCCACACGATTTCGTCCTCCGCCAACAAGGTGTTCCTGGACTCCAACGACCTGCTGCTCAACCTCCAGCAGCTGAATGTGTCGAGCAAGCAGAAGAAATGA